In Deltaproteobacteria bacterium, the DNA window GTTTACTATGAGCAGTCAAAAGCACTTCATGGAGCGGACGTAGTGATGTCGCTTCGCATGAAAGAGGAATACCTTCACGAGGCGTTTATTCCCACCAAAGAGGAATATGCCAGGCGCTATTCTGTGAAAACCGAATTATTGGATAAATACGCGCCAAATGCCATAGTTCTAGCACCTGGGCCATTTATAAGAGGTGTGGAAATTGAGTCCAAGGTTCTAGATAGCACGCGATCTAGAGTAAATCAGCAAGTTGCTAATGGCGTGGCTGTGAGAATGGCTGTGCTGTTTTTGCTTTGTCAAAGGCAAAAGACTGCTGAAGTTTCTCGCGGCGAAGAGGAGTTTAGATATAATGCCTAATGCTATGACGAAAAAGACTATTATTAAGGGCGGAAGAGTTATAGATCCTAAAAACGGACTGGATGGCGAGTTCGATATTTTGCTGGAAGACGGTAAAATTATTGGGCTGGAGAGGCCGGGAGTTTTAGGTGGCATTGGTGCTGTAGAAAATCTCGTAGATGCTAGCGGCTTAATCGTCGTTCCGGGTTTGATAGATATTCACGTGCATTTGCGCGAGCCTGGGTACGAGTGGAAAGAGACTATAGAGAGCGGCACGCATGCTGCTGTTTGCGGCGGCTTTAGCGCAGTGTGTTGTATGCCGAACACTTCTCCTGTCTGCGATAGGGCGCAAATTGTCGCGTTTATTTTGGAAAAAGCGCGAAATGCAGGTTTCTCGCGCGTGTATCCAATCGGTGCAATTACGCAAGAGCAAAAGGGTGAAAGCTTGGCTCCTATGCTGGAGCTACGGGAAGCCGG includes these proteins:
- a CDS encoding aspartate carbamoyltransferase, coding for VYYEQSKALHGADVVMSLRMKEEYLHEAFIPTKEEYARRYSVKTELLDKYAPNAIVLAPGPFIRGVEIESKVLDSTRSRVNQQVANGVAVRMAVLFLLCQRQKTAEVSRGEEEFRYNA